In Croceicoccus sp. Ery15, a genomic segment contains:
- a CDS encoding site-specific integrase produces MATGKISKRTVDSLPVGPKENYLWDTDLKGFGVKITAAGSISYIIQFRMGGREAKTRRFTIGSHGSPWTPTTARLEAERLLVIVAQGIDPVDAEKQRRREAVDLAFSNYADLFTRSCKREGWRRLVERSIRLYLKPTFGMKALPAITKIDVVSVLDQMPPKQVANRRNVFAVMRRLFRWAVSRGDIDRSPMEGMETPPPVKPRERWLKDGELRHIWDAAPECHRCFGPIVRLLIVTGQRREEVSGMQWQELSRSERLWTLPGSRTKNGEPNSIPLNDLAIAELDREARGEKWPRKGRVFATASGAGFTGYAKGKAKLDGLIEERREEPLEAWRLHDLRRTLATNFQRLGVRFEVTEAVLNHVGGSRAGVAGIYQRHDWKDEKRQALDAWNDHLATVLSESGETT; encoded by the coding sequence ATGGCAACAGGAAAAATCAGCAAGCGCACGGTCGATTCGCTCCCGGTTGGACCAAAGGAAAACTATCTTTGGGACACCGATCTCAAGGGCTTTGGCGTCAAGATTACAGCTGCTGGATCAATCAGTTACATAATCCAGTTCCGAATGGGCGGACGAGAAGCGAAGACCCGTCGTTTCACGATCGGATCACATGGATCGCCCTGGACACCGACTACTGCACGCTTGGAGGCTGAGCGATTGTTGGTGATTGTTGCGCAGGGCATTGATCCGGTTGATGCGGAAAAGCAGCGCCGACGGGAAGCTGTCGACCTCGCCTTCTCGAATTACGCTGACCTCTTCACCCGCTCCTGCAAACGCGAGGGATGGCGTCGCCTCGTGGAACGATCCATTCGCCTCTACCTCAAGCCCACATTCGGAATGAAGGCGCTGCCAGCGATTACGAAGATCGACGTCGTATCGGTTCTCGATCAGATGCCGCCCAAGCAGGTGGCAAACCGGCGAAATGTCTTTGCCGTTATGCGGCGCCTGTTTCGCTGGGCCGTGAGTCGCGGAGATATCGATCGCAGTCCGATGGAGGGCATGGAAACGCCGCCTCCGGTCAAGCCACGAGAGCGCTGGCTCAAGGATGGCGAACTCCGCCATATCTGGGACGCGGCACCGGAATGTCATCGATGCTTTGGTCCAATTGTCAGACTTCTGATCGTGACCGGACAGCGCCGTGAAGAAGTCTCCGGGATGCAATGGCAGGAGCTCAGTCGCAGCGAAAGATTGTGGACCCTGCCCGGATCTCGGACCAAGAACGGAGAACCAAACTCCATTCCGCTCAACGATCTTGCAATCGCCGAGCTCGACCGGGAGGCTCGCGGCGAGAAGTGGCCACGCAAAGGCCGCGTCTTTGCGACAGCTAGTGGGGCGGGCTTTACGGGATACGCCAAGGGGAAGGCGAAACTCGATGGCCTGATCGAGGAACGTCGCGAAGAGCCGCTCGAAGCCTGGCGCCTTCATGATCTACGACGAACCCTCGCAACGAACTTCCAGCGGCTTGGCGTTCGGTTTGAAGTCACCGAAGCCGTTCTCAACCATGTGGGCGGATCTCGCGCCGGAGTCGCCGGCATCTACCAGCGCCACGACTGGAAGGACGAAAAGCGCCAGGCGCTCGATGCCTGGAATGACCACCTCGCGACGGTTCTGTCCGAGAGTGGGGAGACGACCTAA
- a CDS encoding homocysteine S-methyltransferase family protein codes for MSITPSAARARFLEQAAQRILITDGAFGTQIQTKGLVEADYAGDLGLSKDQKGNNDILALTAPHVPESIHRAYFEAGADIAETNTFSANTISQADYAAEALVADINRESAALARRVADEFADRDGRPRFVAGAIGPTNKTLSLSPDVNDPGYREIDFDYLTDVYRAQCEALVEGGADFILIETVFDTLNAKAGIMAVRQMEQALGREVPIMLSMTLTDLSGRNLSGHTVEAFWYAVRHANPLTVGLNCSFGATQLAPHVAALSQIADCCTMHYPNAGLPNELGEYDEMPDTTAGFVLDWAKRGLVNVLGGCCGSTPQHIAAMAKAVEGIAPRTIPELTRKTRLAGLEPFIMAA; via the coding sequence ATGAGCATTACCCCCAGTGCGGCCCGCGCCCGCTTTCTTGAACAGGCGGCGCAGCGCATCCTGATCACCGATGGCGCGTTCGGCACCCAGATCCAGACGAAAGGTCTGGTCGAAGCCGACTACGCGGGCGACCTTGGCCTGTCCAAGGACCAGAAGGGCAATAACGACATCCTCGCCCTGACAGCGCCGCATGTGCCGGAATCGATCCACCGCGCCTATTTCGAAGCGGGCGCCGATATTGCCGAGACCAATACGTTCAGCGCCAACACGATCAGCCAGGCCGATTACGCGGCGGAAGCGCTGGTCGCGGACATCAACCGCGAAAGTGCGGCGCTGGCGCGGCGCGTGGCCGATGAGTTTGCCGACCGCGACGGTCGCCCCCGTTTCGTGGCAGGCGCGATCGGGCCGACCAACAAAACGCTTTCGCTGTCGCCCGACGTCAACGATCCCGGTTATCGCGAGATCGATTTCGATTATCTGACAGACGTTTACCGCGCCCAGTGCGAGGCTTTGGTCGAGGGCGGGGCGGACTTCATCCTGATCGAAACCGTGTTCGACACGCTGAACGCCAAGGCGGGCATCATGGCAGTGCGCCAGATGGAACAGGCGCTGGGCCGCGAGGTGCCGATCATGCTGTCGATGACGCTGACCGATCTGTCGGGCCGCAATTTGTCGGGCCATACGGTCGAGGCGTTCTGGTATGCGGTGCGCCATGCGAACCCGCTGACCGTCGGGCTGAACTGTTCATTCGGCGCGACGCAGCTTGCGCCCCATGTGGCGGCGCTGTCGCAGATCGCCGATTGCTGCACGATGCATTACCCCAATGCGGGCCTGCCGAACGAGCTGGGCGAATATGACGAAATGCCCGACACGACCGCGGGTTTCGTGCTCGACTGGGCAAAGCGCGGGCTCGTCAATGTGCTGGGCGGATGCTGCGGTTCGACGCCGCAGCATATTGCGGCCATGGCAAAGGCGGTCGAAGGCATCGCCCCGCGCACAATACCCGAACTGACCCGCAAGACGCGACTTGCGGGCCTTGAACCCTTTATCATGGCTGCCTGA
- a CDS encoding mercuric transporter MerT family protein, with amino-acid sequence MVDQMHKNAQRLWASGGTLGAILASSCCIAPLLLLSLGISGAWIGNLTALEPYKWVFIAIAVVFLALGFRHVYFRQAEPCEYGTYCARPGANLLVKSSLWLATVLVAASSTVEWWAPQFY; translated from the coding sequence ATGGTCGATCAAATGCACAAGAACGCGCAGCGCTTATGGGCGAGCGGCGGGACGCTCGGCGCGATACTCGCCTCGTCCTGCTGTATTGCCCCGCTGTTATTGCTGAGCCTTGGCATCAGCGGCGCGTGGATCGGCAATCTCACTGCGCTCGAACCGTACAAATGGGTATTTATCGCCATTGCGGTTGTCTTTTTGGCCCTTGGATTCCGGCACGTCTATTTTCGGCAAGCCGAACCTTGCGAATACGGAACATATTGCGCGCGGCCCGGAGCAAACCTGCTCGTCAAAAGCTCCCTGTGGCTGGCGACCGTATTGGTCGCTGCCTCGTCCACGGTCGAGTGGTGGGCGCCGCAATTCTACTAG
- a CDS encoding heavy-metal-associated domain-containing protein: MKKTMIVAVAILGLAGAGIWAATLFPPNSDERVQQNSAHLQSASFAVENMTCATCPITVRRAMEGVAGVHEVTIDYETRTATAQFDPERTTTSAIAAASTEAGYPAILSESAL, translated from the coding sequence ATGAAGAAGACGATGATCGTCGCAGTTGCGATACTGGGACTGGCCGGAGCGGGTATCTGGGCAGCGACCTTGTTTCCGCCAAACTCCGACGAACGGGTTCAACAAAATTCCGCGCATCTGCAATCGGCAAGTTTTGCGGTCGAGAATATGACCTGCGCGACCTGCCCGATAACGGTTCGGCGCGCGATGGAAGGCGTGGCAGGCGTGCACGAGGTGACTATCGATTACGAGACCAGGACGGCGACTGCGCAGTTCGATCCTGAGCGAACAACCACAAGCGCGATCGCCGCGGCGTCGACCGAGGCCGGATATCCGGCGATCCTTTCAGAGAGCGCGCTATGA
- a CDS encoding helix-turn-helix domain-containing protein, giving the protein MTASQVIKRGELARRSGCNLETIRYYENIGLLQPPERTASGHRLYPPGDQARLGFILRGRDLGFSIEELKSLLSLVDSHPYSCGEVRDLTNNHLASVRAKIADLTRLERTLADVSARCEGGDVPECPIIDTLFGRGPGAR; this is encoded by the coding sequence ATGACAGCATCGCAAGTGATCAAACGGGGAGAACTGGCCAGACGGTCGGGCTGCAACCTTGAGACAATCCGCTACTACGAGAACATCGGTCTGCTTCAGCCTCCCGAGCGTACGGCAAGCGGGCACAGGCTCTATCCACCCGGCGACCAGGCGCGGCTCGGCTTTATCTTGCGCGGCCGCGATCTGGGTTTTTCGATCGAGGAGCTCAAAAGCCTGCTCAGCCTCGTTGATTCGCACCCCTACAGCTGCGGCGAGGTTCGGGATCTGACCAATAACCATCTGGCCAGCGTGCGAGCTAAAATTGCTGATTTGACTAGGTTGGAGCGCACGCTAGCCGATGTATCAGCCCGCTGCGAAGGCGGTGATGTTCCGGAATGCCCCATCATAGATACGCTCTTTGGTCGTGGTCCTGGCGCCCGATAG
- a CDS encoding tRNA (guanosine(46)-N(7))-methyltransferase TrmB: MTAHKEGDPTTLSRLYGRSKGKALRASQQDLVDRLLPQIAVPEDGPIDSATLFGDAPGQGRPLHFEIGFGGGEHMAYRADMLPDHGFVGCEPFVNGVAQALTHIRDDALGNVRLHMGDALQVLSRVPDGALSFAYLLHPDPWPKARHAKRRMMNDGPVEMIAAKLKPGGEFRFGTDHPIYLRHALMVMQRHTDKFEWLAETPADFLTRPGGWPETRYEAKARRLGHEVWYFRFRRR; this comes from the coding sequence ATGACTGCGCATAAGGAAGGCGATCCCACCACGCTCAGCCGGCTGTATGGCCGGTCGAAAGGCAAGGCGCTGCGCGCGTCGCAGCAGGATCTGGTCGATCGGCTGTTGCCGCAAATCGCCGTGCCCGAAGATGGGCCGATCGATTCTGCCACGCTGTTCGGCGATGCACCCGGCCAGGGGCGCCCGCTGCATTTCGAAATCGGCTTCGGCGGGGGCGAGCATATGGCCTATCGCGCCGATATGCTGCCCGATCACGGCTTCGTGGGGTGCGAGCCCTTTGTTAACGGTGTGGCGCAGGCGCTGACCCATATACGCGACGATGCGCTGGGCAATGTGCGCCTGCATATGGGCGATGCGCTGCAAGTGTTGTCGCGCGTGCCCGATGGCGCGCTGTCCTTCGCCTATCTGCTCCATCCCGATCCATGGCCCAAGGCGCGCCATGCCAAGCGGCGCATGATGAACGACGGCCCGGTCGAGATGATCGCCGCCAAGCTGAAACCGGGCGGCGAGTTCCGTTTCGGCACCGACCACCCGATCTATCTGCGCCACGCGCTGATGGTGATGCAGCGCCATACGGACAAGTTCGAATGGTTGGCCGAAACGCCCGCCGATTTCCTGACCCGCCCCGGCGGCTGGCCCGAAACGCGGTATGAGGCAAAGGCACGGCGGCTGGGCCACGAAGTCTGGTACTTTCGATTCAGGCGACGCTAG
- a CDS encoding acyl-homoserine-lactone synthase, which produces MQQSSGINGANLVDPALRAMFEARKRVFVDLLGWDVPVLDGTFEIDQFDTPSAAYLVLTGEKCEHRASARLLRSDGPHILRDLFPQLCTGPVPQDEAFREITRFCIDPTLPRADRRSVRNQLVSALADFAISEGISGYSAVAPVPWFRQIAQFGWRCQQLGPCVSIDGQQLVALRIDIDQDTRAQLANAGIYCRNPKPEAYGGMELAA; this is translated from the coding sequence ATGCAGCAAAGCAGCGGTATAAATGGTGCAAACTTGGTCGATCCGGCACTTCGCGCCATGTTCGAGGCGCGCAAGCGCGTGTTCGTGGATCTTCTTGGGTGGGACGTTCCGGTGCTCGACGGGACCTTTGAAATCGACCAGTTCGATACGCCCTCGGCCGCCTATCTCGTCCTCACCGGCGAAAAGTGCGAGCATCGCGCATCGGCCCGGCTCCTGCGTTCTGATGGACCTCATATCTTACGCGATCTCTTTCCGCAGCTGTGCACCGGACCTGTTCCGCAGGATGAGGCATTTCGCGAGATTACCCGATTCTGTATCGATCCCACGTTGCCGCGCGCTGATCGCCGGAGTGTCCGCAACCAGCTCGTCTCCGCACTCGCCGATTTTGCAATATCGGAAGGGATCTCTGGTTATTCGGCGGTCGCCCCAGTGCCCTGGTTCCGTCAGATCGCCCAGTTCGGCTGGCGCTGCCAGCAGCTTGGACCGTGCGTTTCTATCGATGGGCAGCAGCTTGTCGCTCTTCGGATCGACATCGACCAAGATACACGCGCGCAACTCGCCAACGCAGGGATCTACTGCCGCAATCCTAAGCCGGAAGCCTATGGCGGCATGGAGCTGGCAGCATGA
- a CDS encoding phytanoyl-CoA dioxygenase family protein: protein MTGPREAHWLDQLQEDGYCIIPQLVAEQQIAALDADLEGAFAQAPLGKGDFYGHRTKRFGSLLRRSQVAGDLVLQPLVLSLARAILGSACDRIQLNVAQAIAIHPGEIEQFPHCDQDMWAGRKGDHEYLLNVIWPLTEFTRLNGATRIYPGTHRKPVDNLESLDDPIVAVCKPGDAICFLGSTVHGAGPNQTEDVRRGVVIGYSLGWLKPYENLWLAYPPAVAKEFSPELAELAGYVQHRPNLGNFEGQCPSVLLSDKVPEFPQATDSLRPDQKEAVREFAKTRRGGR from the coding sequence ATGACTGGGCCGAGGGAGGCGCATTGGCTCGATCAGCTGCAAGAGGATGGCTATTGCATCATTCCGCAGCTTGTCGCCGAGCAACAGATCGCCGCACTCGATGCCGACCTGGAAGGTGCATTTGCGCAGGCGCCCCTCGGCAAGGGAGACTTCTATGGCCATCGGACCAAACGGTTTGGAAGCCTGCTTCGCCGGTCGCAGGTCGCAGGCGATCTAGTCCTGCAGCCGCTAGTCCTATCGCTCGCCCGCGCAATTCTCGGCAGCGCCTGCGACCGGATACAGCTCAATGTCGCCCAGGCGATCGCGATCCATCCCGGCGAGATAGAACAGTTTCCGCATTGCGATCAGGATATGTGGGCAGGCCGCAAGGGCGATCACGAATATCTTCTCAACGTCATCTGGCCGCTGACCGAATTTACTCGCCTCAATGGCGCGACACGCATCTACCCCGGGACGCACAGGAAGCCTGTCGACAATCTCGAAAGTCTCGACGATCCCATAGTAGCTGTTTGCAAGCCCGGCGATGCGATCTGCTTTCTCGGCTCCACCGTCCATGGAGCGGGACCAAACCAGACCGAGGATGTCCGCCGCGGTGTCGTAATCGGCTACAGTCTCGGCTGGCTCAAACCCTACGAGAATCTCTGGCTGGCCTATCCACCAGCAGTAGCAAAAGAGTTCTCTCCCGAACTCGCCGAGCTCGCCGGATATGTGCAGCACCGTCCGAACCTGGGTAATTTCGAAGGGCAATGCCCGTCGGTTTTGCTGAGCGACAAGGTGCCCGAATTCCCTCAGGCAACCGATAGTCTGCGCCCCGACCAGAAAGAAGCGGTTCGTGAGTTCGCCAAGACGCGCCGCGGCGGACGATGA
- a CDS encoding GDCCVxC domain-containing (seleno)protein, which produces MIKLKSEITCPTCGYKKLERMPTDACWFFYDCNGCGVKLRPNAGDCCVFCSFGTIPCPPIQETRADRKGATCCGGR; this is translated from the coding sequence ATGATCAAACTGAAGTCCGAGATCACATGCCCTACTTGCGGGTACAAAAAGCTCGAAAGAATGCCGACGGATGCCTGCTGGTTTTTCTACGATTGCAATGGTTGCGGTGTGAAACTCCGCCCCAATGCGGGCGATTGCTGTGTCTTCTGCTCATTCGGCACCATCCCCTGCCCGCCGATCCAGGAAACGCGTGCCGATCGCAAGGGCGCCACATGTTGCGGAGGGCGGTGA
- the metF gene encoding methylenetetrahydrofolate reductase produces the protein MTDTASPIGRPLFASLPGDIDVSFEFFPPKTEKSEQQLWETVLALAPLAPQFVSVTYGAGGSTRDRTHDMVARIIRETGLPTAAHLTCVEASKAEIREVAEAYWEAGVRHIVALRGDPPTMGDTFVPHPDGYASAADLVAGLKDIAPFDISVAAYPETHPEALSADADLDNLKRKLDAGASRAITQFFFAPEKYLAFRDRAAAAGITAPILPGILPVSNVAQTRKFAQACGAVIPDWMEELFEGLDNRPESRKLVAATIAAEMCRSLYAEGVRDFHFYTLNRAELSYAVCHLLGMRPREAAKVQENAA, from the coding sequence ATGACCGACACTGCTTCCCCTATCGGCAGGCCCCTTTTCGCCTCGCTTCCCGGCGATATCGACGTTTCGTTCGAATTCTTCCCGCCCAAGACCGAGAAATCGGAACAGCAATTGTGGGAAACGGTGCTCGCACTGGCCCCGCTGGCGCCGCAATTCGTGTCGGTCACCTATGGCGCGGGCGGCAGCACGCGCGACCGCACGCACGACATGGTGGCGCGCATCATCCGCGAAACCGGCCTGCCGACCGCCGCGCATCTGACCTGCGTAGAGGCAAGCAAGGCCGAAATCCGCGAAGTGGCCGAAGCCTATTGGGAAGCGGGCGTGCGCCACATTGTCGCGCTGCGCGGCGATCCGCCGACGATGGGCGACACATTCGTGCCGCATCCCGATGGCTATGCCAGCGCCGCCGATCTGGTCGCGGGGCTGAAGGATATCGCGCCCTTCGACATATCGGTCGCCGCCTATCCCGAAACCCATCCCGAAGCGTTGAGCGCCGACGCCGATCTGGACAATCTGAAGCGCAAGCTGGACGCGGGGGCGAGCCGCGCGATCACGCAATTCTTCTTCGCGCCCGAGAAATATCTGGCCTTCCGCGATCGTGCGGCGGCAGCGGGTATCACGGCCCCGATCCTGCCCGGCATCCTGCCCGTGTCTAACGTGGCGCAGACGCGCAAATTCGCGCAGGCTTGCGGTGCGGTCATCCCCGACTGGATGGAAGAGCTGTTCGAGGGGCTGGATAACCGGCCCGAATCGCGCAAGCTGGTCGCCGCGACCATCGCGGCCGAAATGTGCCGCTCGCTCTATGCCGAGGGGGTTCGCGATTTCCATTTCTACACGCTCAACCGCGCGGAACTGTCTTATGCCGTATGCCATCTGCTGGGCATGCGGCCCAGGGAAGCGGCGAAAGTTCAGGAGAACGCAGCATGA
- a CDS encoding GntR family transcriptional regulator, with amino-acid sequence MKDALLEGRFRAGTKLEAMRLADDFGVSMTPVRDSLNQLVGEGLVDLTPGEGFRVPLLTEQALRDILQVNALLLEQAPDNDHKSLTINEGSNDTRGAYADRLARAFRDIAASSGNRFRVHLVERISDRLHPLRELEPVIWPGAPHALEQIERKAQQGFDGSNRAVRAYHQHIEDLVPALVGRLNQQTP; translated from the coding sequence TTGAAAGATGCATTGCTGGAAGGGCGCTTCCGGGCCGGTACGAAGCTTGAGGCGATGCGACTCGCTGACGATTTCGGAGTGAGCATGACGCCGGTAAGAGACAGCCTGAACCAGCTTGTCGGTGAAGGGCTGGTCGACCTCACGCCCGGCGAAGGATTTCGCGTACCGCTGCTTACCGAACAGGCCTTGCGCGACATTCTGCAAGTCAACGCCCTGCTTTTGGAGCAGGCTCCCGACAACGATCACAAATCACTGACAATCAACGAAGGATCAAACGACACGCGAGGTGCTTATGCCGACCGATTGGCGCGCGCCTTCAGAGACATCGCGGCAAGCTCAGGCAATCGGTTTCGCGTACATTTGGTCGAACGCATTAGCGACAGACTCCATCCGCTACGTGAACTCGAGCCGGTGATTTGGCCTGGCGCGCCGCATGCCCTTGAGCAAATTGAGCGAAAAGCGCAGCAAGGGTTCGATGGCTCAAACCGAGCGGTACGCGCATATCATCAACACATTGAGGATCTGGTACCCGCTCTTGTCGGACGTTTGAACCAGCAGACGCCCTAG
- a CDS encoding response regulator → MPTTILIVEDEFLIAVEMEAVVHDLGHESAGIADDMQSALAKASDAIDVALVDVNLADGATGPRIGEKLAADFGIEVIFVTANPAQLGEGVSGTLGALEKPVDLSILKQVLDYVIAVRKGEKIDPPARLRLFFN, encoded by the coding sequence ATGCCGACCACCATTCTGATTGTCGAAGACGAATTCCTCATAGCTGTCGAAATGGAGGCGGTGGTTCACGATCTCGGTCATGAATCCGCAGGCATAGCCGACGACATGCAATCGGCATTGGCAAAGGCTTCAGACGCGATCGATGTGGCGCTCGTCGATGTCAATCTGGCCGATGGAGCCACTGGTCCGAGGATCGGCGAGAAGCTTGCTGCGGATTTCGGGATCGAGGTTATTTTCGTAACCGCCAATCCCGCACAACTCGGCGAAGGGGTGAGCGGAACGCTGGGCGCGCTGGAAAAACCGGTCGATCTTAGCATTCTCAAGCAGGTTCTCGACTATGTCATTGCGGTCCGGAAGGGCGAAAAAATCGATCCGCCAGCCCGTCTTAGGCTCTTCTTTAACTAG
- a CDS encoding metalloregulator ArsR/SmtB family transcription factor — MTSAPSLIELLRAIDDPSRLRLLRLLSRMELAVGELAEVLDQSQPRISRHIRILTEAGLVEKRKEGSWVFLKTRLAGSASPMLAAADRMLAAAEGEDAGFAALCAEDMRRLSAIRTAREASAEFYFARHADEWDRLRSLHSDDSVVEAKLADLLGLDAGDGDGAPLGRLLDIGTGTGRIAELFAPFASHVSAIDKSNDMLRVARARLQDLPPERLTLLQGDFTELPFGDADFDTVLFHQVLHYAQLPELALAEAARVTRSGGRVAIVDFEAHAYEELRERDAHARLGFTDAQMDKLLADAGFALDDTASLQGEELTVRIWTGTRQPPISHIAAPRRNSHAKVRPNP, encoded by the coding sequence ATGACCTCCGCCCCGTCCTTGATAGAGCTGCTGCGCGCGATCGACGATCCATCGCGCCTGCGCCTGTTGCGGCTGTTGTCGCGCATGGAGCTGGCCGTGGGCGAACTGGCGGAAGTGCTGGACCAGAGCCAGCCGCGCATATCGCGCCATATCCGCATATTGACCGAAGCGGGGCTGGTTGAAAAGCGCAAGGAAGGCAGCTGGGTCTTTCTGAAAACGCGGCTGGCGGGCAGCGCTTCGCCCATGCTGGCCGCGGCAGACCGGATGCTGGCTGCGGCGGAAGGAGAAGACGCCGGTTTCGCCGCGCTCTGCGCCGAAGACATGCGCCGCCTTTCCGCGATTCGCACCGCGCGCGAGGCCAGCGCCGAATTTTATTTCGCGCGCCACGCCGACGAGTGGGACCGGTTGCGCTCGCTTCACAGCGACGATTCGGTGGTAGAGGCGAAGCTGGCGGACCTGCTGGGACTGGACGCCGGCGACGGCGACGGCGCGCCGCTGGGCCGCTTGCTCGACATCGGCACCGGCACGGGGCGCATCGCCGAACTTTTCGCACCCTTTGCCAGCCATGTCAGCGCCATCGACAAAAGCAACGACATGCTGCGCGTCGCCCGCGCCCGGCTTCAGGATCTGCCCCCCGAACGGTTGACGCTGCTGCAGGGCGATTTCACCGAATTGCCCTTTGGCGATGCGGATTTCGATACGGTGCTGTTCCATCAGGTGCTGCATTATGCGCAATTGCCCGAACTGGCACTGGCAGAGGCGGCGCGCGTCACCCGTAGCGGCGGGCGTGTCGCCATCGTCGATTTCGAAGCCCATGCGTATGAGGAATTGCGCGAACGCGATGCCCATGCGCGGCTGGGCTTTACCGATGCGCAGATGGACAAGCTGCTGGCCGACGCAGGCTTTGCGCTGGACGATACCGCGTCCTTGCAGGGCGAGGAGCTGACCGTCCGCATCTGGACCGGCACGCGCCAACCCCCGATTTCCCACATCGCGGCCCCGCGCCGCAATTCCCACGCGAAAGTGCGACCCAACCCATGA
- a CDS encoding ribbon-helix-helix domain-containing protein produces the protein MTPPDDAPLYHPPVKRSVEIAGHKTSISLEPLFWAMLREAAEQEEAPINALVARIDAQRIASDTPPGLASAIRVWLVDRQAKRVAPPDDTV, from the coding sequence ATGACCCCGCCAGACGACGCGCCCCTCTATCACCCTCCCGTCAAGCGTTCGGTGGAAATCGCGGGCCACAAGACCTCAATCAGCCTCGAACCTTTATTCTGGGCGATGTTGAGGGAAGCGGCGGAACAGGAAGAAGCGCCGATCAACGCGCTGGTGGCGCGGATCGACGCACAGCGGATCGCCAGCGACACCCCGCCGGGCCTCGCCAGTGCGATCCGCGTCTGGCTGGTCGACCGTCAGGCGAAGCGTGTGGCCCCGCCTGACGATACGGTTTAA
- a CDS encoding sensor histidine kinase, whose amino-acid sequence MNAKVITNFQLGSRESSSAPDVLPLATEHALQSAGAAFHALADTMPQMVWSTLPDGSHDYYNARWYEFTGVPVGSTDGEGWAGMFHEDDQADTWKKWNHSLATGEPYEVEYRLRHHSGDYRWMIGRALPILNEEGEIQRWIGTCTDIDEQKRTALQNEILSQELSHRIKNIFAIVSGLISLTARANEAFGEASRDLLGRISALGRAHEFVRPHSEKSQPEGKEVTLATLLATIFETYPAFSERRIAISGPDIAVESRAATPVALVFHELATNAMKYGALSNPEGRISLDLSTEDEMVRFRWREHGAHIDKASEPQTGFGSRLIELAVKQQLGGNYERTWHDDGVELVMDVRKSRLQEPS is encoded by the coding sequence ATGAATGCAAAAGTCATCACGAACTTCCAGCTTGGCAGCCGCGAATCCTCTTCGGCGCCTGATGTCTTGCCCCTCGCTACAGAGCATGCGCTGCAATCCGCCGGAGCTGCTTTCCATGCGCTCGCCGACACCATGCCGCAGATGGTATGGTCGACTCTTCCCGACGGCTCCCACGATTATTACAATGCGCGCTGGTATGAATTCACGGGTGTCCCTGTCGGATCAACCGACGGCGAAGGATGGGCCGGGATGTTCCATGAGGATGACCAGGCCGACACATGGAAGAAATGGAACCACAGCCTCGCTACCGGCGAACCGTACGAGGTTGAATATCGCCTGAGGCATCACAGCGGCGATTATCGCTGGATGATCGGTCGTGCGCTGCCGATCCTCAACGAGGAGGGTGAGATCCAGCGCTGGATCGGCACTTGTACGGATATCGACGAGCAGAAGCGCACCGCCCTCCAAAACGAAATCCTGAGTCAAGAGCTCAGCCATCGCATCAAGAACATCTTCGCGATTGTTTCCGGTTTGATCAGCCTGACAGCGCGCGCAAATGAAGCGTTCGGTGAAGCGTCGCGCGACCTGCTGGGCCGGATTTCCGCGCTGGGGCGCGCGCACGAATTCGTCCGGCCCCACAGCGAAAAGTCCCAGCCCGAGGGCAAGGAAGTGACCCTCGCCACGCTGCTTGCGACGATCTTCGAGACCTATCCTGCCTTTTCCGAAAGAAGGATTGCTATTTCCGGCCCCGATATCGCGGTCGAAAGCCGCGCCGCCACGCCGGTTGCATTGGTGTTCCACGAGCTGGCTACCAACGCGATGAAGTACGGAGCTCTGTCCAATCCCGAGGGAAGGATTTCGCTGGACCTTTCAACCGAGGACGAGATGGTCCGCTTCCGCTGGAGGGAACACGGAGCTCACATCGACAAGGCGAGTGAGCCTCAAACGGGTTTCGGAAGTCGCCTCATCGAGTTGGCCGTGAAGCAACAGCTAGGAGGCAATTACGAGAGAACCTGGCATGACGATGGCGTTGAACTCGTCATGGATGTCCGAAAAAGCAGGTTGCAGGAGCCTAGTTAA